From the Manis javanica isolate MJ-LG chromosome 11, MJ_LKY, whole genome shotgun sequence genome, one window contains:
- the PTPN5 gene encoding tyrosine-protein phosphatase non-receptor type 5 produces MCCSERLPGLPQPVVMEALDVAEGLADSQREMPPPPPPSPPPEPALKPPPRGAGSHSLAVRSSLCLLAASQFLLACGVLWFSGYGPIWLQSAADLISSLLTLLQQLGPMAWLGVRTWEVPSLLLVSLSVVLVTILVWHLLRAPQEQATPQAPEDRRQSVSRQPSFTYSEWMEEKAEDDFLDLDAVPETPVFDCVMDIKPEADPTSLTVKSMGLQERRGSNVSLTLDMCTPGCNEEGFGYLMSPREELAHEYLLSASRVLQAKELHEKALDPFLLQAEFFEIPMNFVDPKEYDIPGLVRKNRYKTILPNPHSRVCLTSPDPDDPLSSYINANYIRGYGGEEKVYIATQGPIVSTVGDFWRMVWQEHTPIIVMITNIEEMNEKCTEYWPEEQVVYDGVEITVRKVIHTEDYRLRLISLRSGIEERGLKHYWFTSWPDQKTPDRAPPLLHLVQEVEEAAQQEGPHCAPIVVHCSAGIGRTGCFIATSMCCQQLRQEGVVDILKTTCQLRQDRGGMIQTCEQYQFVHHVMSLYEKQLSRQSPE; encoded by the exons ATGTGCTGCAGCGAGAGGCTGCCGG GTCTGCCCCAGCCGGTAGTGATGGAGGCGCTGGACGTGGCCGAAGGGCTTGCAGACTCACAGAGAGAGATGCCGCCGCCCCCACCTCCTTCACCACCCCCAGAGCCAGCTCTGAAGCCGCCACCTCGAGGAGCCGGGAGCCACTCCCTCGCTGTCAGGAGCAGCCTGTGCCTGTTGGCTGCCTCCCAGTTCCTG CTTGCCTGCGGGGTGCTCTGGTTCAGCGGCTATGGCCCCATCTGGTTGCAGAGTGCTGCAGACCTCATCTCCTCCTTGCTCACACTCCTGCAGCAGCTGGGACCCATG gcctggctgggtgTTAGGACCTGGGAAGTCCCCAGTCTGCTGCTTGTCTCTCTGTCTGTGGTCCTGGTTACCATCCTG GTGTGGCACCTCCTGAGGGCCCCCCAAGAGCAAGCCACTCCACAGGCCCCCGAGGACAGGCGCCAGTCGGTGAGCCGCCAGCCCTCCTTCACCTACTCGGAGTGGATGGAGGAGAAGGCTGAGGATGACTTCCTGGACCTGGACGCCGTCCCTGAGACTCCTGTGTTTGACTGTGTGATGGACATCAAGCCTGAGGCCGACCCCACCTCACTGACCGTCAAGTCCATGGGTCTGCaggagag GAGGGGTTCCAACGTCTCCCTGACCCTAGACATGTGCACACCAGGCTGTAACGAAGAAGGCTTCGGCTACCTCATGTCCCCACGTGAGGAGTTGGCCCATGAGTATCTGCTCAGTGCCTCCCGTGTCCTCCAGGCCAAGGAGCTTCATGAAAAGGCCCTGGATCCGTTCCTGCTGCAGGCAGAATTCTTT GAAATCCCCATGAACTTTGTGGATCCAAAAGAATATGATATCCCTGGGCTGGTGCGGAAGAACCGGTACAAAACCATCCTTCCGA ACCCCCACAGCAGAGTGTGTCTGACCTCACCAGACCCTGATGACCCTCTGAGTTCCTACATCAACGCCAACTACATCCGG GGCTATGGTGGGGAGGAGAAGGTGTACATCGCCACTCAGGGACCCATTGTCAGCACAGTTGGCGACTTCTGGCGCATGGTGTGGCAAGAGCACACGCCTATCATTGTCATGATCACCAACATTGAGGAAATGAATGAG AAGTGCACCGAGTATTGGCCGGAGGAGCAGGTGGTGTACGACGGTGTGGAGATCACTGTGCGGAAAGTCATTCACACTGAGGATTACCGGCTGCGACTCATCTCCCTCAGG AGTGGGATTGAAGAGCGAGGCCTGAAGCATTACTGGTTCACCTCCTGGCCCGACCAGAAGACCCCAGACCGGGCCCCACCACTCCTGCATCTGGtgcaggaggtggaggaggcagCCCAGCAGGAGGGACCCCACTGTGCTCCCATTGTTGTCCACTGCAG TGCAGGGATTGGGAGGACCGGCTGCTTCATTGCCACCAGCATGTGCTGCCAGCAGCTGCGGCAGGAGGGTGTGGTGGACATCCTGAAGACCACCTGCCAGCTCCGTCAGGACAG GGGCGGCATGATCCAGACATGCGAGCAATACCAGTTTGTGCACCATGTCATGAGTCTCTACGAGAAGCAGCTGTCCCGCCAGTCCCCGGAGTGA